A genome region from Nocardioides cynanchi includes the following:
- a CDS encoding C40 family peptidase, translating into MVPSGSAQAKPSITDVQNQVDRLYRAAEQASEHYNQVHVQLKQMRGAVQALRQDQARQQHRTEQARRLVADSIVSQYEGDSLSDVGQAVVSSDPTAFVSKLTTMSAFNSMQANQYSSYLTQAKALSIRQDATSAQLAKVADLEQQAAQDKATIARQLAAAKGVLDKLKTAERNRMLEASRSSSVRVPMSAVPASGRAAVAVHFALAQVGKAYVYGAAGPSAYDCSGLTMAAWGAAGVALAHSSGVQWSEGTHVSPSQLQPGDLVFYYSPSQHVGMYIGNGMIVNAENPSAGIRVVPLYSMPFVGAVRPG; encoded by the coding sequence ATGGTCCCTTCGGGATCAGCCCAGGCCAAGCCCTCCATCACCGATGTGCAGAACCAGGTCGACCGGCTCTACCGCGCCGCCGAGCAGGCTTCCGAGCACTACAACCAGGTCCACGTGCAGCTGAAGCAGATGCGCGGCGCCGTCCAGGCCCTCCGCCAGGACCAGGCCCGCCAGCAGCACCGCACCGAGCAGGCCCGCCGGCTCGTCGCCGACTCCATCGTGAGCCAGTACGAAGGCGACTCGCTGTCCGACGTCGGCCAGGCCGTCGTCTCCAGCGACCCCACGGCGTTCGTCTCTAAGCTGACCACGATGTCGGCCTTCAACTCGATGCAGGCCAACCAGTACTCCTCCTACCTGACGCAGGCGAAGGCGCTGAGCATCCGCCAGGACGCCACCAGCGCCCAGCTCGCCAAGGTCGCGGATCTCGAGCAGCAGGCTGCCCAGGACAAGGCCACGATCGCCCGTCAGCTGGCGGCGGCCAAGGGCGTGCTCGACAAGCTGAAGACCGCCGAGCGCAACCGGATGCTCGAGGCCTCGCGCAGCAGCAGCGTGCGGGTCCCGATGTCGGCGGTCCCCGCCTCCGGCCGAGCGGCGGTGGCGGTCCACTTCGCCCTGGCGCAGGTCGGCAAGGCCTACGTGTACGGCGCGGCCGGACCGAGCGCGTACGACTGCTCCGGGCTGACCATGGCCGCGTGGGGGGCCGCCGGCGTCGCGCTGGCGCACTCCTCGGGTGTGCAGTGGAGCGAGGGCACGCACGTGTCCCCGAGCCAGCTCCAGCCCGGTGACCTGGTCTTCTACTACAGCCCGAGCCAGCACGTGGGCATGTACATCGGCAACGGCATGATCGTGAACGCCGAGAACCCCTCGGCGGGGATCCGGGTCGTTCCGCTCTACTCGATGCCGTTCGTCGGCGCCGTGCGCCCTGGCTGA